The sequence below is a genomic window from Ottowia sp. SB7-C50.
ACGAGGTGCAGTGCGGCATGGGCCGCACCGGCAAGTGGTTTGCGCACCAGTGGGCGGGCATCAAGCCGGACGTGATGCCGCTGGCCAAGGGCCTGGGTTCGGGCATGCCGATCGGCGCCGTGGTGGCGGGGCCGAAGGCGGCCAACATCTTCCAGCCCGGCAACCACGGCACCACCTTTGGCGGCAACCCGCTGGCCATGCGCGCGGGGGTCGAGACCATCCGCATCATGGAAGAAGAAGGCCTGCTGGACAACGCCGCCAAGGTGGGCGCGCACCTGAAGACCGCGCTGCAGAAGGCGCTGGCCGGCAACCCCGGCGTGAAGGAAGTGCGCGGCCAGGGCCTGATGATTGGCATCGAGCTGACCAAGCCGTGCGGCGTGCTGGCGCAGCGTGCGCTGGACGCCGGCCTGCTGCTGAGCGTGACCGCCGACAGCGTGGTCCGCCTGGTGCCGCCGCTGATCCTGACCGAGGCCGAGGCGGACGAGATGGTGGGCATCCTGGTGCCGCTGATCGAGGCCTTCCTGAAAGAATGAAATGAGCGCGCCCATCAAGCATTACCTGCAGTTTGCCGATTTCACGGCGGATGACTACGCCTACCTGTTCGCGCGCTCGGCCCTCATCAAGCGCAAGTTCAAGGCGTACGAGAAGCACCACACGCTGGGCGACCGCACGCTGGCCATGATCTTCGAGAAGGCCAGCACGCGCACGCGCGTGAGCTTCGAGGCGGGCATGTACCAGCTGGGCGGCAGCGTGGTCAACCTGACCAGCGGCGACAGCCAGCTGGGGCGCAGCGAGCCGATCGAGGACACGGCGCGCGTCATCAGCCGCATGGTCGACATCGTGATGATCCGCACCTTCGAGCAGGGCCGCATCGACCAGTTCGCCGCCCATTCGCGCGTGCCGGTCATCAACGGGCTGACGAACGAATACCACCCCTGCCAGATCCTGGCCGACATCTTCACCTTCATCGAGCACCGCGGCCCGATCCAGGGCAAGACCGTGGCCTGGATCGGCGACGGCAACAACATGGCCAACACCTGGGCGCAGGCCGCCTCCTTGCTCGGCTTCACGCTGCGCGTGTCCACGCCGCGCGGCTACGAGGTCGACACGCAACTGGCCGCGCTGGACGGCAACGGCAGCGGCAAGGGCTGGCAGAACTTTGCCGACCCGCGCAAGGCCTGCGAAGGCGCCGATCTGGTGACCACCGACGTCTGGACGTCGATGGGCTACGAGGCCGAGAACGACGCCCGCCGCAAGGCCTTTGCCGACTGGTGCGTCGACGCCGACATGATGCGCGCCGCGCGGCCTGACGCCCTGTTCATGCACTGCCTGCCCGCGCACCGCGGCGAGGAAGTCACCGCCGACGTCATCGACGGCCCGCAGTCGGTGGTGTGGGACGAGGCCGAGAACCGCATGCACGTGCAGAAGGCGCTGATGGAATACCTGCTGCTGGGCCGGCTGGACTGAGCGCCGCTGCACGCACGTCCCACAACGTCTCCGCGCCATGCGCCCGCGCCAAGAAGACTGCCTGTCCTGCGGGGCGTGCTGTGCCAGCTTTCGAGTCGATTTTGCTGCCATTGAATTGCAGTCCGAAGGCGGCCCGGTGCCCGACGGCCTGGCCGCACGCCTGACGACCAGCCTGTGCCGCCTGCGCGGTACCGACCACCTGCGGCCGCGCTGCGCGGCGCTGGGCGGGCAGGTGGGCCAGCGCGTGCGCTGCGGCATCTATGAATGGCGCCCCTCGCCCTGCCGCGAGTTCGATGCCGGCTCGGACGCCTGCCTGCATGCGCGCCGCCAGCATGGCATGGAGCACGCCGCTTGAGGCGTGGTCAGGACTCTCTGGAGCTGACCCATGTGCGGCTGTTGGCTCCTTCCCCCGCTGGGGGAAGGGAGCCAGAAACCGCTGATTACCATGCCCAGGTCACTATCAATAAACTAGCTACCAGCGCTTGACTGACAAGCGCTGGCGCCTATTTTTTCTTGACGCCAGGCGGCGGGCAGGCAGTGCAGTCGCCACAATCGTGACACCCCCCTTGCCCCGCGCCCGCGCCCAGCCCCAGGCGCGCCGCCACCGACTTGCGCCAGCGCGCGGGCATGAAGTGCCACAGCGCATACAGCGCCGCCACCGCCACGATCAGCGCCACCACCACCTGCTGCATCACCCGGCTCCCCAGGCCAGCGCCACGCGGTAGGTGACGAACGCCGCCACATAGGCCAGCCCGAACAGCTGCACCAGCATGATCAGCGGCCAGCGCCAGCCATTGGTTTCGCGCCGCACCGCCACCAGCGTCGACACGCACTGCGGTGCATACACGTACCACGCCAGCAACGCCAGCGCGGTAGCCAGGCTCCAGCCGTGCGCCAGCAGGCCCTGCAATTGGGCCGCCACGTCGTCACCGCTGGCCGACAGCGCATACACCGTGCCCAGCGCGCCCACCGCCACTTCGCGCGCCGCCATGCCGGGCACCAGCGCAATGGCAATCTGCCAGTTGAAGCCGACCGGCGCCAGCAGCTTCTGCAGCTGCAGGCCGATGCGGCCGGCGTAGCTGTGCAGAATCGCCGGCCCTTCGGCGCCTGCAGGTGCGGCCGGATAGCTGGACAAAAACCACAGCAGCACCATCACCGCCAGGATGAT
It includes:
- the argF gene encoding ornithine carbamoyltransferase — protein: MSAPIKHYLQFADFTADDYAYLFARSALIKRKFKAYEKHHTLGDRTLAMIFEKASTRTRVSFEAGMYQLGGSVVNLTSGDSQLGRSEPIEDTARVISRMVDIVMIRTFEQGRIDQFAAHSRVPVINGLTNEYHPCQILADIFTFIEHRGPIQGKTVAWIGDGNNMANTWAQAASLLGFTLRVSTPRGYEVDTQLAALDGNGSGKGWQNFADPRKACEGADLVTTDVWTSMGYEAENDARRKAFADWCVDADMMRAARPDALFMHCLPAHRGEEVTADVIDGPQSVVWDEAENRMHVQKALMEYLLLGRLD
- a CDS encoding YkgJ family cysteine cluster protein, encoding MRPRQEDCLSCGACCASFRVDFAAIELQSEGGPVPDGLAARLTTSLCRLRGTDHLRPRCAALGGQVGQRVRCGIYEWRPSPCREFDAGSDACLHARRQHGMEHAA